A section of the Plectropomus leopardus isolate mb unplaced genomic scaffold, YSFRI_Pleo_2.0 unplaced_scaffold15727, whole genome shotgun sequence genome encodes:
- the LOC121964471 gene encoding SAYSvFN domain-containing protein 1-like: DRRDWLLDNALGRWLTKRQIVLSNLTLLKVLLWLVLLGLFVELEFGLPFFVISLFYWLYEGLRSPAAREPGELSAYSVFNPDCQPLLGTLTAEQLEGEMGYRPLANR, translated from the coding sequence GACCGCAGAGACTGGCTGCTGGACAACGCTCTGGGAAGATGGCTGACTAAGAGACAGATTGTCCTCTCAAACCTGACTTTGCTCAAAGTGCTGCTGTGGCTGGTGCTGCTCGGTCTGTTTGTTGAACTGGAGTTTGGCCTGCCATTCTTCGTCATTTCGCTCTTCTACTGGCTCTATGAGGGACTCCGTAGCCCGGCTGCCCGCGAGCCCGGAGAACTGAGCGCTTATTCTGTCTTCAATCCAGACTGTCAGCCTCTGCTGGGCACCCTCACTGCGGAGCAGCTGGAGGGAGAGATGGGTTACAGACCCCTGGCTAACAGATGA